The proteins below are encoded in one region of Myxococcales bacterium:
- a CDS encoding NAD(P)H-dependent oxidoreductase subunit E codes for MAFALSEDREKKVEELLSRYPRKRAACLPLLHLCQEQQGWINADVVDFVAGRLELSTSQVKGVLTFYTLYHQQPVAPNVVWVCRTLSCELRGAKAVQERLEKKLNCKMGQTSPCGKFTLKKAECLAACGYGPMIQINDKYFEDLTEEKLDAILEEYRGRD; via the coding sequence ATGGCCTTTGCACTTTCAGAAGACCGTGAAAAAAAGGTCGAAGAACTACTAAGTCGTTACCCACGCAAACGCGCTGCCTGTTTGCCTTTGTTGCATCTGTGCCAAGAACAGCAAGGGTGGATAAATGCGGACGTTGTCGATTTTGTTGCCGGACGCTTGGAACTAAGCACCAGCCAAGTCAAAGGGGTACTCACCTTTTATACGCTGTATCATCAACAACCAGTGGCTCCGAATGTGGTTTGGGTGTGCCGAACCTTATCTTGTGAGTTGCGCGGTGCCAAAGCAGTGCAAGAACGGCTTGAAAAAAAGCTGAACTGTAAAATGGGACAAACCAGTCCTTGCGGCAAGTTTACCCTGAAAAAGGCCGAGTGTTTGGCCGCTTGCGGTTATGGCCCGATGATACAAATCAACGACAAGTATTTTGAAGATCTTACGGAAGAGAAACTTGACGCTATTTTAGAGGAGTACCGTGGCCGTGATTGA
- the nuoF gene encoding NADH-quinone oxidoreductase subunit NuoF, translating into MIDAPKIISKRYGHERSWTIDEAEKLGAYALARKALHEMSPQQIKDEVKAANIRGRGGAGFPAGIKWGFINQGPDQQVYLVVNADEGEPGTFKDRTIMEKDPHALVEGCILTCYAVGAHVAYIYVRHELQFAIKRLEDAIKEAYAKGYLGSSPFSKDYRIDVYVHPGAGAYICGEETALLNSLEGKRGEPRLKPPFPAQVGAFGQPTLVNNVETIAAVPSILEMGGEKWSALSRLERDGGSRLYGVSGHVKKPGIYEAPVGLTLRELIYDFGGGMLHEDRPLKAVIPGGSSTPVLRPDDLVHAPYENDPLHKWHGQSHIDVPMGVDTFRALGTMLGTCCAIVMDSSVNMVDACLNLMKFYKHESCGQCTPCREGSGWLVDVLDGFSKGRAKTEDAALLVDIANNMMGNTICAFADGTAMPMLAMVQKFRDEFIEAAQNKRGFGRLDDSTRSLVLGATA; encoded by the coding sequence GTGATTGACGCTCCCAAAATTATCTCAAAGCGCTACGGCCACGAACGCAGCTGGACCATCGACGAGGCCGAAAAGCTTGGAGCCTATGCATTGGCTCGAAAAGCGCTGCATGAGATGAGCCCGCAACAGATTAAGGATGAAGTTAAGGCGGCCAACATTCGCGGACGCGGTGGAGCAGGCTTTCCGGCGGGAATTAAGTGGGGCTTTATCAATCAAGGTCCCGATCAGCAGGTATATCTGGTGGTCAATGCCGATGAAGGCGAGCCGGGTACCTTTAAAGACCGCACCATCATGGAAAAAGATCCGCATGCGCTCGTCGAGGGCTGCATTCTTACCTGCTATGCGGTGGGTGCTCATGTGGCTTACATTTATGTACGGCACGAGTTGCAGTTTGCGATTAAGCGTCTTGAAGATGCCATCAAAGAAGCCTACGCGAAGGGTTATCTCGGCTCGAGTCCCTTTAGCAAAGATTATCGCATCGACGTTTATGTGCATCCTGGCGCCGGTGCTTATATCTGTGGTGAGGAAACCGCGCTTCTGAACTCGCTCGAGGGCAAACGTGGCGAACCTCGGCTCAAGCCGCCTTTCCCTGCGCAAGTTGGTGCTTTTGGCCAACCGACCCTAGTGAACAATGTTGAGACCATTGCAGCGGTGCCCAGTATCTTGGAAATGGGTGGGGAAAAATGGTCTGCGCTTAGCCGACTTGAGCGCGATGGTGGAAGCCGGCTCTATGGCGTGAGTGGCCATGTGAAAAAGCCTGGCATCTATGAAGCACCTGTGGGACTGACTCTAAGAGAGCTTATCTACGATTTCGGTGGTGGGATGTTGCATGAAGATCGTCCGCTAAAAGCAGTTATTCCTGGCGGCTCTTCAACTCCGGTACTGAGGCCTGATGATCTTGTTCATGCGCCCTATGAAAACGACCCGCTGCATAAATGGCACGGTCAAAGTCATATCGATGTGCCGATGGGAGTGGATACCTTTCGTGCGCTAGGCACTATGCTCGGCACCTGCTGCGCTATCGTGATGGACAGTTCCGTTAACATGGTCGATGCATGTTTGAATCTGATGAAGTTCTACAAACACGAATCCTGTGGTCAGTGCACCCCGTGCCGAGAAGGATCGGGGTGGCTGGTCGATGTCCTTGATGGATTTAGCAAGGGCAGAGCCAAGACTGAAGATGCGGCGCTGTTGGTTGATATAGCAAACAACATGATGGGCAATACGATTTGTGCTTTTGCAGACGGTACGGCCATGCCGATGTTAGCGATGGTACAGAAGTTTCGTGATGAATTTATCGAAGCCGCGCAAAACAAACGCGGCTTTGGGCGTCTTGATGATTCGACCCGTTCGCTGGTGCTAGGAGCAACGGCATGA
- a CDS encoding ABC transporter ATP-binding protein: MSLIEFSHVKKAFGDKRVYRDLSFSVERGESLGVIGGSGQGKSVMLKMLIGLLSTDAGSIEFDGNELTHLDEKAFAPIRKRIGMLFQGAALFDSLSVRENVAYGLREHEHASEQEITERVAESLAYVGLAGIEDMMPSSLSGGMKKRVALARAIAIRPEVLLYDEPTTGLDPINTTRINRLILQLKERLHVTSIIVTHDMHSAAYVSDRIAMIHEGEVIFTGSPEEMRRSDDERVRNFVEGIAPEDEDPETLMRNAF, encoded by the coding sequence GTGTCCCTAATAGAATTTTCTCATGTCAAAAAGGCTTTTGGCGACAAACGAGTCTATCGTGATCTTAGCTTCTCAGTCGAACGCGGCGAATCACTCGGAGTGATCGGCGGCTCAGGCCAAGGCAAAAGCGTCATGCTTAAGATGCTAATCGGTTTGCTTTCCACCGATGCCGGATCGATTGAATTCGACGGAAACGAATTGACCCATCTTGATGAAAAAGCATTTGCTCCCATTCGCAAACGCATCGGCATGCTTTTTCAAGGGGCAGCATTGTTTGACTCACTCAGTGTTCGCGAAAATGTCGCATACGGCCTGCGCGAACACGAGCACGCCTCGGAACAAGAAATCACCGAACGCGTTGCCGAATCACTCGCTTACGTGGGTCTTGCAGGAATCGAAGACATGATGCCATCCAGCCTCTCAGGAGGCATGAAAAAACGTGTGGCTTTGGCTCGCGCTATTGCCATTCGCCCCGAAGTATTGCTTTATGATGAGCCTACAACGGGACTTGACCCTATCAACACGACCCGGATTAACCGGCTTATTTTGCAATTGAAAGAGCGTTTACATGTTACTTCGATTATCGTCACCCACGATATGCACAGTGCTGCCTACGTCAGCGACCGGATCGCTATGATTCACGAAGGCGAAGTAATTTTCACAGGCAGCCCGGAGGAAATGCGTCGCAGTGACGATGAGCGGGTACGCAATTTTGTCGAAGGCATCGCTCCTGAAGACGAAGATCCTGAAACTCTTATGCGAAACGCTTTTTAG
- a CDS encoding CTP synthase: protein MGRRGFSLKRTKFIFVTGGVVSSIGKGLAAASIGALMEARGLKVTHIKLDPYINVDPGTMSPFQHGEVFVTDDGAETDLDLGHYERFTSARMTRANNFTTGRIYDAVISKERKGEYLGATIQVIPHITDEIKKRVLDAAGKSDVAIVEIGGTVGDIESLPFIEAVRQLRIDLGAQNSVFVHVTLVPYIAAAGELKTKPTQHSVKELLGLGIQPEILICRVDRALPRSLKEKIAHFTNVSVQQVIAARDVSVIYELPIAMHAEGVDDRIVEKLNIWSRQPELASWNRTVELFKKPSNGSISMAVVGKYVDVRDSYKSLHEALVHGGLANDVKVQLFYVDSEELEDAADVESILGAHHAVLVPGGFGDRGSEGKIRAIRYARENGIPFFGICLGMQMAIVEFARSCCGLEGANSVEFDDSPPYPVIHLMPDQHGIEEKGGTMRLGAFPCSIKRGSLAHQIYGREQINERHRHRFEVNNEYRSQFEDKGLVLSGVSPDSRLVEMIEIPAHPYFIACQFHPEFKSKPHAPHPLFIRFVQAAMQRRDVGKHDSSELTTAENQEAKTLVH from the coding sequence ATAGGCCGACGGGGGTTTTCGTTGAAACGTACTAAATTCATTTTTGTAACAGGTGGAGTGGTGAGCTCCATTGGTAAAGGCTTGGCAGCCGCGTCCATTGGGGCGCTCATGGAGGCCCGCGGCCTGAAGGTGACTCACATCAAGCTGGATCCCTACATCAATGTGGACCCAGGCACGATGTCGCCGTTTCAACATGGCGAGGTGTTTGTCACCGATGATGGGGCAGAAACCGATCTCGATTTGGGTCACTACGAGCGATTTACTTCAGCTCGCATGACACGAGCTAACAATTTTACCACCGGACGCATCTATGATGCGGTGATTTCAAAAGAGCGCAAGGGCGAGTACCTCGGTGCGACAATCCAGGTGATTCCCCATATTACTGACGAGATCAAAAAACGTGTTCTCGATGCTGCAGGTAAATCCGATGTGGCTATTGTCGAGATCGGCGGCACGGTGGGTGACATCGAATCGCTGCCTTTTATTGAGGCTGTTCGTCAGTTACGTATCGATCTTGGCGCCCAAAACTCGGTGTTCGTTCACGTCACGCTGGTGCCGTATATTGCTGCTGCAGGAGAGCTCAAGACCAAGCCAACCCAGCACTCGGTCAAAGAATTACTTGGTTTAGGCATACAGCCGGAGATTCTTATTTGCCGTGTCGATCGTGCGCTGCCTCGATCGTTGAAAGAAAAGATCGCCCACTTTACCAACGTATCCGTTCAGCAAGTGATTGCTGCGCGTGACGTGTCCGTCATCTATGAACTTCCAATTGCGATGCATGCAGAAGGGGTTGATGACCGGATTGTTGAGAAACTTAACATTTGGTCAAGGCAGCCAGAGCTTGCGAGCTGGAACCGGACTGTTGAGCTGTTTAAAAAGCCCAGCAATGGAAGCATTTCGATGGCTGTGGTCGGCAAATATGTTGATGTGCGTGACTCCTATAAATCGCTGCACGAAGCCTTAGTTCATGGCGGTCTGGCCAATGATGTCAAAGTCCAGCTTTTTTACGTCGACAGCGAAGAGCTAGAGGATGCTGCCGATGTCGAGAGTATTCTCGGGGCGCATCATGCGGTGCTGGTGCCAGGTGGCTTCGGCGATCGCGGCTCTGAAGGCAAAATTCGTGCTATCCGTTATGCTCGGGAGAATGGAATCCCCTTCTTTGGCATTTGCTTAGGTATGCAAATGGCCATCGTTGAGTTTGCACGCTCTTGTTGTGGTCTTGAGGGCGCCAACAGCGTTGAGTTTGACGACAGTCCCCCCTATCCGGTGATTCATCTCATGCCCGATCAACATGGCATTGAAGAAAAGGGTGGGACCATGCGGCTTGGTGCTTTTCCCTGCTCAATTAAACGTGGAAGCTTAGCGCATCAAATCTACGGGCGAGAGCAGATCAATGAGCGGCATCGTCATCGTTTTGAAGTAAATAACGAGTATCGCAGCCAGTTTGAAGACAAAGGCTTGGTACTAAGCGGCGTCTCTCCGGATTCGCGTCTGGTCGAGATGATCGAAATACCCGCGCATCCCTATTTTATCGCTTGCCAGTTTCATCCTGAGTTTAAGTCCAAACCTCATGCACCGCATCCTCTGTTTATTCGTTTTGTCCAAGCGGCGATGCAGCGCCGTGATGTCGGAAAGCATGACTCATCGGAACTTACGACGGCCGAAAATCAAGAAGCTAAAACACTCGTTCACTAA
- a CDS encoding NADH-quinone oxidoreductase subunit J, with product MIPLSNFYFYICALVALGSALATVSVRSPLRAAMALLLHIITLAGLYLMLHAQMLAALQLLVYAGAVVVLFVFVIMLVGPSAVIEGTERGVIVRSMAVSAMLLVTVALAFSMANIKREAGAIKGCIESPSSDCATFGGVRAFSQELFGTSHGGVIRAGALVPFELISILLLVAIVGAIAVARGRSRAEIKALEDRRAELAQGDTKHTQPLSSSAADSGAT from the coding sequence ATGATCCCCTTGTCTAATTTTTATTTTTATATCTGTGCGTTGGTGGCCTTGGGTTCAGCGCTTGCCACCGTTTCGGTGCGCAGCCCCTTGCGTGCAGCCATGGCGCTATTGCTTCACATTATAACGCTTGCTGGTCTTTATCTTATGTTGCATGCGCAGATGCTTGCTGCACTGCAGTTGCTTGTATACGCCGGTGCGGTGGTCGTGCTTTTCGTCTTTGTTATTATGCTCGTTGGCCCGAGCGCAGTGATCGAAGGCACCGAGCGTGGTGTGATTGTACGCAGCATGGCCGTAAGTGCGATGTTGCTGGTCACTGTGGCACTTGCTTTTAGTATGGCCAATATAAAGCGAGAAGCTGGTGCGATAAAAGGATGTATTGAGAGTCCTTCCTCGGATTGTGCAACGTTTGGCGGAGTGCGGGCATTTTCTCAGGAGCTTTTCGGAACAAGTCACGGAGGAGTGATTCGCGCAGGCGCTTTGGTGCCCTTCGAGTTGATATCCATTCTTCTTCTTGTTGCGATTGTGGGGGCGATTGCCGTGGCCCGAGGCCGAAGTCGTGCTGAAATCAAAGCCTTGGAAGATCGTCGTGCAGAGTTAGCCCAGGGCGACACAAAGCACACTCAACCGCTTTCCTCTTCGGCTGCTGATTCGGGTGCGACGTGA
- a CDS encoding MCE family protein, translating into MQKNRKVEIRVGIFVLTSLLIGGALVFAVGGRRNVFSMKTTYLAVFDDVSGLRPGGPIHMGGVNVGSVGKVELQKNGEIKVQLYIVDDVTHLIRTDSLATIGSKGMLGDRLVAITAGSQNKKNIPPGGSIPTQTGGDAFEALKELGHKAGPILESAKNIAQNIESATEPLADPEFKKDIKNTAHHLSAILGYVAEGNGFANRLFTDKALADSMQQSIGNVKQATQELSLTLASVRSIVSEVEHGSGGGHELIYGKDGKRLVDNLANATGELSMLMHDVRTTDSTVHDLFYGNKADDFLKNITAISEDFKVISHDMRDGKGTLGGLLVDPSLYEDLKRLVGNLERNEVLRALVRYSIKQDEERGALKIKEKAD; encoded by the coding sequence ATGCAGAAGAATAGAAAAGTAGAAATCCGCGTCGGAATCTTTGTCTTGACCTCACTCCTCATTGGCGGAGCATTGGTGTTTGCTGTTGGCGGACGTCGCAATGTGTTTTCGATGAAAACCACCTATCTTGCTGTCTTTGACGATGTCTCTGGACTAAGGCCTGGCGGTCCCATTCACATGGGCGGTGTGAACGTGGGTTCTGTTGGCAAAGTCGAACTGCAAAAGAACGGCGAAATCAAAGTACAGCTTTACATCGTCGATGATGTAACCCATCTCATTCGTACGGATTCTCTGGCAACCATCGGCAGCAAAGGTATGCTAGGCGATCGCCTTGTCGCAATTACCGCTGGCTCTCAAAACAAAAAAAACATCCCGCCAGGTGGGAGCATCCCCACCCAAACCGGTGGAGACGCTTTTGAAGCACTTAAAGAACTCGGTCACAAAGCCGGACCGATTCTCGAGAGTGCCAAAAACATCGCCCAAAATATTGAATCGGCTACCGAGCCTTTGGCGGATCCTGAGTTCAAAAAAGACATCAAAAACACCGCGCATCACCTGTCCGCCATTTTGGGCTATGTCGCTGAGGGCAACGGTTTTGCCAATCGTTTGTTTACCGACAAAGCGCTGGCCGATTCTATGCAGCAAAGCATAGGCAACGTAAAGCAAGCGACCCAAGAACTGTCTCTAACCCTGGCCTCGGTTCGCTCCATCGTCTCCGAGGTTGAGCACGGCAGCGGCGGCGGCCACGAACTCATCTACGGTAAAGATGGCAAACGACTGGTAGACAACCTTGCAAATGCAACGGGTGAACTCTCAATGCTCATGCACGATGTTCGGACCACAGACAGCACGGTTCACGACCTTTTCTACGGCAACAAAGCAGATGATTTTCTCAAAAACATCACGGCAATCAGCGAAGACTTCAAAGTCATCAGCCACGACATGCGTGATGGCAAAGGCACCCTTGGCGGACTACTGGTTGATCCGTCGCTTTACGAGGACCTCAAACGCCTGGTAGGTAATCTCGAGCGCAACGAAGTTTTACGCGCTTTAGTGCGCTATTCGATCAAGCAAGACGAAGAGCGAGGTGCGCTTAAGATCAAAGAAAAAGCCGACTAG
- a CDS encoding glutamine amidotransferase, with protein sequence MSRVIIVKTGSTVETIRQTRGDFEQWIAAKAGFSKDEIEVVSVYESEALPELSEAVRGIIITGSSAMVSECEPWSEQSAQWLKARANTKLPILGICYGHQLLAHALGGKVGSNPKGREIGSVQITSTELGRCDPLLTGLGSDFWMQATHRESVLELPPKAVCLASNDKDAHQAFRMDDHIWGVQFHPEFDAEIIRAYIEARQEVLLQEGLDPSALSTQAKDSESGQKLLQAFRKML encoded by the coding sequence ATGAGCAGAGTCATCATCGTCAAAACCGGCAGCACCGTAGAAACCATCCGCCAAACGCGTGGTGATTTCGAGCAATGGATCGCCGCCAAAGCTGGGTTTAGCAAAGACGAAATAGAGGTCGTATCGGTTTATGAAAGCGAAGCTCTGCCCGAACTCTCGGAAGCTGTCCGCGGCATTATCATCACTGGATCAAGTGCTATGGTTTCAGAGTGCGAGCCTTGGTCGGAGCAAAGCGCCCAATGGCTAAAAGCACGAGCAAACACCAAACTGCCTATCCTTGGCATTTGCTATGGCCATCAACTTTTGGCTCACGCTCTCGGCGGGAAAGTCGGAAGCAATCCCAAGGGACGTGAAATAGGCAGTGTGCAAATCACGTCCACGGAACTGGGGAGGTGTGACCCACTATTAACTGGATTGGGATCAGATTTCTGGATGCAAGCAACACATCGTGAAAGCGTCCTTGAGCTTCCGCCGAAAGCAGTTTGCCTTGCAAGTAATGACAAAGACGCCCATCAGGCTTTTCGCATGGATGACCATATCTGGGGCGTGCAGTTTCATCCCGAATTCGATGCCGAGATCATCCGCGCATATATTGAAGCCCGTCAAGAAGTGCTGCTTCAAGAAGGACTCGATCCCTCTGCACTAAGCACACAAGCCAAAGACAGCGAAAGCGGGCAGAAACTACTGCAAGCTTTCCGCAAAATGCTCTAG
- the nuoK gene encoding NADH-quinone oxidoreductase subunit NuoK, with protein sequence MQVGLGEYLALSALIFGIGAMGFLSRRNVLIQLMSIELMLNAVNLTLIAFNRWMPANHTGQLFAFFVIAVAAAEAAVGLAILISLYRLQKNIRSDQAKLLRH encoded by the coding sequence ATGCAGGTAGGTTTGGGAGAATATCTTGCGCTGTCTGCTCTGATTTTTGGCATTGGAGCGATGGGTTTTTTGTCGAGGCGCAATGTGCTTATTCAGCTCATGTCGATTGAGTTGATGCTCAATGCCGTGAACCTCACGCTCATTGCCTTCAATCGTTGGATGCCCGCCAATCATACCGGGCAGTTGTTTGCTTTTTTTGTGATTGCGGTTGCTGCAGCAGAAGCTGCTGTAGGTCTTGCTATCCTTATTAGCTTGTATCGCTTGCAGAAAAATATCCGTAGTGATCAAGCCAAACTGTTGAGGCATTGA
- a CDS encoding AAA family ATPase, whose protein sequence is MQAAAPLEQLHDLTLLVKAHHPLIWIDTADEQRASSLLEHLADDQGLPFFCWQAHKGLARKDQSSKSIYGTADPLQALDHVMTANFEAIYHLQDFSSQLERVEVIARIKEIYNVFYKHKAAIVLTGQDTELPSELAPLFTVLALKPPSNREYHVFLNALLRDLRARMPVAVNLDEQGVSRLITLLHGLTLFEVKKVMTQAIAGRQCFDEKTIEHVLEAKKEIIGRSGVLEFFPAEHGMKDIAGLENLKKWLKKREAIFQQPERAKEFGLNPPKGILLLGVQGCGKSMCAKAVAAEWKLPLVRFDPSNLYQKYLGESEKNLKRAIQTAEAMAPVVLWIDEIEKAFGQGSDNDGGVSSRIFGTLLSWMQEKQDNVFVIATSNNISQLPPELLRKGRFDEIFFVDLPSTEVRATILKLHIKRRGHLADSIDFDALAEATEGFSGAELEQAIVSALYTAFSEQRPLDTELIHSEIKSTQPLSVTMSEKISALRNWAKGRAAPAS, encoded by the coding sequence ATGCAAGCAGCGGCTCCGCTTGAACAGCTTCATGATCTGACCCTCCTGGTCAAAGCCCATCATCCCTTGATTTGGATTGACACTGCCGATGAGCAGCGTGCGAGTTCACTTCTTGAACACCTTGCCGACGATCAGGGGCTGCCTTTTTTTTGCTGGCAAGCTCACAAGGGCCTCGCACGCAAAGATCAAAGCTCGAAAAGCATCTACGGCACAGCCGACCCCTTGCAAGCACTCGATCATGTCATGACCGCAAACTTTGAAGCTATCTATCACCTTCAAGATTTTTCTTCTCAACTGGAACGTGTTGAAGTCATCGCGCGCATCAAAGAAATCTATAATGTATTTTACAAACACAAAGCTGCCATTGTGCTTACCGGACAAGACACGGAGCTCCCTTCAGAACTTGCACCGCTTTTCACAGTGCTTGCGCTCAAGCCTCCAAGCAACCGCGAATACCACGTCTTTTTGAATGCACTGCTTCGCGACCTTCGCGCTCGCATGCCAGTGGCTGTAAACCTTGATGAGCAAGGCGTATCGCGACTCATCACGCTACTTCATGGTCTCACTTTGTTTGAGGTGAAGAAGGTAATGACCCAAGCCATCGCAGGCCGGCAGTGTTTTGATGAAAAGACCATCGAGCATGTGCTAGAGGCAAAAAAGGAGATTATCGGTCGCTCGGGTGTCCTTGAGTTTTTCCCAGCGGAGCACGGTATGAAGGACATCGCTGGCCTCGAAAATCTAAAAAAATGGCTTAAAAAGAGAGAAGCCATCTTCCAGCAGCCTGAACGTGCCAAGGAATTTGGCCTCAATCCTCCCAAAGGCATTCTATTGCTCGGTGTTCAGGGTTGCGGCAAAAGCATGTGCGCAAAGGCGGTAGCTGCTGAATGGAAATTGCCATTGGTTCGCTTCGATCCTTCCAATCTCTACCAAAAGTATTTGGGCGAAAGCGAAAAGAATTTAAAGCGCGCCATTCAAACGGCTGAAGCAATGGCACCGGTAGTTTTGTGGATTGATGAAATCGAAAAAGCCTTTGGTCAGGGCTCGGACAACGATGGAGGTGTCTCCTCCCGTATCTTCGGAACGCTCTTATCTTGGATGCAAGAAAAACAAGACAATGTCTTTGTCATCGCCACCTCCAACAACATTAGCCAGCTGCCTCCTGAACTTTTACGCAAAGGTCGTTTTGATGAAATTTTTTTCGTCGACCTACCAAGCACCGAAGTTCGAGCAACCATCCTGAAGCTTCATATCAAAAGGCGCGGTCATCTAGCCGACTCCATTGACTTCGATGCCCTCGCTGAAGCTACCGAGGGCTTTAGTGGAGCTGAGCTTGAACAAGCCATTGTCTCCGCACTCTACACGGCCTTTTCGGAGCAGCGCCCGCTCGATACAGAACTCATTCACAGCGAAATAAAAAGCACTCAGCCGCTTTCCGTGACCATGTCCGAGAAAATCTCGGCCTTGCGCAATTGGGCCAAAGGACGCGCAGCACCTGCAAGCTAA
- a CDS encoding NADH-quinone oxidoreductase subunit M: MIPHLLSVLLALPLLGAVALLFFPRQSPGAVRVFSLALLLLEFVISVAGLLCDPKVVFGADYQLIEQIEWIPSLGIAYKLGIDGISLWLVLLTTLLTPIALYSSWSSVNTKVKEYAIAFLLLQVGMLGAFVALDLFLFYVFWELMLVPMYLIIGIWGGPRRVYAAVKFFLYTMVGSLLMLVAILYTVMQYKALAGHYSFDIQELTRLVLPVGAQYWLFIAFALAFAIKVPLFPFHTWLPDAHVEAPTGGSIILAAVLLKLGGYGFIRFALPLFPYAAHKLAPMFLAQFAVVGIIYGAYCAWVQKDVKKLVAYSSVSHLGFVMLGIFSMNAQGISGAILQMVSHGISTGALFLLVGVIYDRRHTRELDEFGGLAKVMPVYATLFVIITMSSVGLPGTNGFVGEFMILASTFVSGFGGAAGLPWPRTFAALAATGVILAAIYMLHAVLKMFWGPLSNPKNQELPDVSRRELRALLPLVVFVFWIGLFPKTFLDSMEPSVGRFVKEYNAKLIAIYNDDSARLLEAFPAVQPEPEAMPEAPAAAAVSALSPKSDSLSRARVEAARALRRARAGAARALPGDAS, translated from the coding sequence GTGATTCCTCATCTGCTTAGTGTGCTGCTGGCTCTACCGCTGCTCGGAGCGGTTGCTTTGTTGTTTTTCCCGCGGCAATCCCCAGGAGCGGTGCGGGTCTTTAGCTTGGCATTGTTGCTACTTGAGTTTGTGATTTCCGTTGCCGGTTTGTTGTGCGATCCGAAGGTTGTCTTCGGCGCCGACTACCAGTTGATTGAGCAGATCGAGTGGATACCAAGCTTAGGGATCGCTTATAAATTAGGCATCGACGGTATCTCCCTGTGGCTTGTGCTTCTGACCACCTTGCTTACACCGATTGCGCTTTATTCGTCGTGGAGCTCTGTGAACACCAAAGTTAAAGAGTACGCCATTGCCTTTTTGTTGCTTCAAGTCGGTATGCTTGGTGCGTTTGTGGCGCTCGACCTGTTCCTCTTTTACGTTTTTTGGGAGCTGATGCTGGTTCCGATGTATCTCATCATCGGTATTTGGGGCGGCCCGAGACGTGTTTACGCAGCAGTTAAGTTTTTCCTTTACACGATGGTGGGCAGTTTGCTCATGCTCGTGGCGATTCTTTACACCGTGATGCAGTACAAAGCTCTTGCAGGGCACTATTCTTTCGATATCCAAGAACTTACGCGACTGGTTCTTCCTGTTGGCGCACAGTATTGGCTCTTCATTGCCTTTGCGTTGGCCTTTGCCATCAAAGTGCCACTGTTTCCCTTCCATACCTGGCTTCCCGATGCGCACGTTGAAGCCCCAACGGGTGGTTCGATCATTCTTGCTGCGGTGCTCCTGAAGCTCGGCGGCTATGGTTTCATCCGTTTTGCGCTGCCGCTCTTTCCTTATGCAGCGCACAAGTTGGCGCCAATGTTCCTAGCGCAGTTTGCTGTGGTGGGAATCATCTACGGCGCTTACTGCGCTTGGGTGCAAAAGGATGTTAAAAAACTGGTAGCCTATAGCTCGGTAAGCCATTTGGGTTTTGTGATGCTCGGCATTTTCTCAATGAATGCGCAGGGTATCTCTGGCGCCATTTTGCAAATGGTCAGTCATGGCATCTCAACTGGCGCGCTCTTTTTACTCGTGGGTGTGATTTACGATCGCCGTCACACACGTGAGCTCGATGAGTTTGGCGGCTTGGCCAAAGTCATGCCGGTTTATGCGACGCTCTTTGTGATTATCACCATGAGCTCAGTCGGCCTTCCCGGCACCAACGGCTTTGTCGGCGAGTTTATGATTCTTGCCAGCACTTTCGTGTCAGGTTTTGGTGGCGCAGCAGGCCTTCCGTGGCCACGAACCTTTGCCGCATTGGCGGCAACGGGTGTAATCTTGGCTGCGATTTACATGCTTCATGCTGTGCTCAAGATGTTTTGGGGCCCGCTTAGCAATCCTAAGAATCAAGAACTACCGGATGTCTCTCGGCGTGAACTTCGTGCTTTGTTGCCTCTCGTGGTGTTTGTGTTTTGGATAGGACTCTTTCCAAAGACCTTCCTTGATTCGATGGAACCGTCGGTCGGTCGTTTTGTAAAAGAGTACAATGCAAAACTCATTGCCATTTACAATGACGACAGTGCGCGTTTGCTCGAAGCTTTTCCCGCAGTTCAGCCGGAACCTGAAGCGATGCCCGAAGCGCCTGCTGCAGCAGCAGTGAGTGCGCTTTCCCCAAAGAGCGATAGTCTTAGTCGAGCGCGCGTTGAGGCGGCGCGAGCATTACGTCGAGCGCGCGCTGGCGCGGCGCGAGCACTACCAGGAGATGCATCATGA